The genomic region TACTGCATGAAGGAGTTCAGCCGCGGGAAGAACGAGAAGGACCTGAGCACCAGCTGCCTCATGAGGCACGTGCGGAGGGCGCACCCCACGGTGCTCATCCAGGAGAACGGCGGCGTGccggccctgccctccctctcgcCCCCCCCACTGAGGCTGCCACCCCCGCCCGCCGACTCCGGGGACTCGGCTGCCGTGCTCTCACCCCTCAAGCTTGCCCCTAAGCTGGCGTCCAAGGTCCCGTCCCCCGATGACGTGACGGAGGAGTCGGTGTCTGTGGTGTCCTCTGAAGAAGTCCCCTCCGACGCGTCGGCCTCTGACAAGTACGGCAGGGAGGAGGCCCTGGGGGGgccgcctcccctccccgccctgcccgGTGAGGAGAGTGCGGAGAACGGGGCGGAGAAGAACCCCCCGCTCCCGAAGGGCACGTCCGGGTCCCGGCGGCGGTCGGCCGTGTGGAAGCACTTCTACCTGTCGCCCCTGGATAACTCCAAGGCCGTGTGCATCCACTGCATGAACGAGTTCAGCCGAGGGAAGAACGGGAAGGACCTGGGCACCAGCTGCCTCATCAGGCACATGTGGCGGGCGCACCGCTCCATCGTGCTGCAGGAGAACGGCGGGGGCACAGGCATCCCGCCCCCCTACGCCGCGCCCCCCACGCTGCTGCCCGCCCTGCCGCCTCCCGACGGGGACCCGAGCTCCGTGTCGTCCTCCCCCGGGAAGCTGGTCCAGGAGTCCCCCTCGGCGCCCTCCTCCCCTGAGCGGCTGGCCGAGGACCTGCAGGTGCGTTTGGCCGCCGGCGACGGCCTGCCGGAAGACGCGTCGGCACTGTCCTCCGACGACGTGGGCGAGGCCTCGCTGGCCGCCTCCCCCGAGAAGCCGCAGGCCGGCGGCTTGGGCCCCAGCGTGCTGGAATGCGGGGCTGTGCTCCCGCAGAGTAAGAAGGTCATGAAGAGGCTGAAGTCGGAGGTGTGGCAGCATTTCTCGTCGGCGCCCGCGGACAGCCTCAAGGCGGTGTGCAGACACTGCGCCTGTGTCGTCAGCCGGGGCCGGCGGGGCGACGTGGGCACCAGCTGTCTGATGCGGCATCTGTGCAGGCGCCACCCGGAGGTCGTGGGCGGCCAGAAGGGCTCTCCGGGCGCCGGCCTGGCAAGCTCTCCGTACGCCACCTTGGCTTCTGCGGAAAGTTCCTCCTCCAGATTGACTGACTTGCCAGCCACGGTCACGAAAAACAATCAGGTTCTATTCCCCGTTAACAGCAAGAAGACCTCCAAGCTGTGGAACCACTTCTCCATCTGCTCCGCGGACCCCACGAAGGTCGTGTGCCTGCACTGCGGCCGCACGATAAGCAGGGGCAAGAAGCCCACCAACCTGGGCACCAGCTGCCTGCTGCGCCATTTACAGCGGTTTCACAGCGGCGTGCTCAAGACCGACGTGCCCAGGGCGGCGCGGGCCCCCTCGCCCAGCCTCCGGGGGCCCCTGAGCGCACAGCTGTCGGGAGCTTCCTCCTTCGACGACACCAACGAGAAGTTTTACGATTCTCATCCAGTTGCCAAAAAAATCACGAGTCTCATCGCAGAAATGATTGCACTTGACCTCCAGCCATATTCTTTTGTAGACAATGTTGGCTTTAACAGGCTGCTCGAATACTTGAAACCTCAGTACTCTCTGCCCTCGCCTTCCTACTTCTCGAGGACAGCCATCCCAGGTATGTACAATAATGTGAAACAGATAGTCCTGTCGCACCTGAAGGAGGCGGAGAGCGGCGTGATCCACTTCACGTCCGGGATATGGATGAGCAACCAGACCCGCGAGTACCTGACGCTCACCGCCCACTGGGTCACCTTCGCGTCGTCGGCCCGGCCGTACTGTGAGGACCACCACTGCTCAGCCCTGCTGGACGTGTCTCAGGTTGACTGCGACTACAGCGGCAGCAGCATCCGGAAGCAGCTGGAGTGCTGGTGGGAGGCCTGGGTGACGTCCACCGGCCTCCAGATCGGGATCACCGTCACCGACAACCCGAGCATCGGGAAGACGCTGAGCGAGGGGGAGCGCGCCAGCGTGCAGTGCTTCAGCCACACGGTCAACCTCGTGGTCAGCGAGGCCATCAAGAGCCAGCGGATGGTCCAGAACCTCCTCAGCATCGCACGGAAGATATGTGAGCGGGTGCACCGGTCGCCCAGGGCGAAGGAAAAGCTGGCAGAGCTGCAGAAGGAGTACCAGCTTCCACAGCACCACCTCATCCAGGACGTCCCGTCCAAGTGGAACACGTCCTTCCACATGCTCGAGCGGCTCATTGAACAGAAACGGGCCATTAACGAGATGTCCATCGAGTGCAACTTCAGAGAGCTCATCAGCTGCGACCAGTGGGAAGTCATGCAGTCCGTGTGCCACGCGCTGAAGCCCTTTGATGCCGCCAGCCGGGAGATGAGCACCCACGTGTCCACGCTCAGCCAGGTCATCCCCATGATCCACATCCTCAACCGGAAGATCGAGATGCTCTTTGAGGAGACGATGGGCATCGACACCATGCTGAAGTCCTTGAAGGAAGCCATGGTGAGCCGGCTGGCCGCCACCCTGCACGACCCGAGGTACATCTTCGCCACGTTGCTGGACCCTCGCTACAAGGCCTCCCTGTTCTCGGAGGAGGAGGCGGAGCAGTACAAGCAGGATCTAATCAGGGAACTGGAAGTGCTGAATTCTACCTCAGAGGACGCGCCTGTCTCCAACGGCTGTGACGCGGGCTCCCCCTCGCGAGGCGCGGTCGGGGAGGAGAACCTGTGGTCCCTCATGGCCAAGATGACGAAGAAGGGCCCCAGGGAGAAGACAAAGGTGCCCGAGGACATGGTGCTGGCGTACCTGGAGGAGGAGGTGCTCGAGCACACCTGTGACCCCCTCACCTACTGGAACCTGAAGAAGTCGGCCTGGCCGGGCCTGTCCGCGCTGGCCGTCAGGTTCCTGGGCTGCCCCCCAAGTATCGTCCCTTCCGAAAGGCTGTTCAACACACCGACGGAGAACGGTAGCTTCG from Halichoerus grypus chromosome 6, mHalGry1.hap1.1, whole genome shotgun sequence harbors:
- the ZBED4 gene encoding zinc finger BED domain-containing protein 4 — encoded protein: MENNQETHPKRDGEFVSDKLNFKIEEEDVVQIPNHSLEGVEFKGEQDRHRAEGGGERAEAGEAGRGCEPPGKRLPGGQEEEYGSLFSQYSSTLYDVAMEAVTQSLLSGRGVSSRKKSPAWKHFFISPRDSTKAICTYCMKEFSRGKNEKDLSTSCLMRHVRRAHPTVLIQENGGVPALPSLSPPPLRLPPPPADSGDSAAVLSPLKLAPKLASKVPSPDDVTEESVSVVSSEEVPSDASASDKYGREEALGGPPPLPALPGEESAENGAEKNPPLPKGTSGSRRRSAVWKHFYLSPLDNSKAVCIHCMNEFSRGKNGKDLGTSCLIRHMWRAHRSIVLQENGGGTGIPPPYAAPPTLLPALPPPDGDPSSVSSSPGKLVQESPSAPSSPERLAEDLQVRLAAGDGLPEDASALSSDDVGEASLAASPEKPQAGGLGPSVLECGAVLPQSKKVMKRLKSEVWQHFSSAPADSLKAVCRHCACVVSRGRRGDVGTSCLMRHLCRRHPEVVGGQKGSPGAGLASSPYATLASAESSSSRLTDLPATVTKNNQVLFPVNSKKTSKLWNHFSICSADPTKVVCLHCGRTISRGKKPTNLGTSCLLRHLQRFHSGVLKTDVPRAARAPSPSLRGPLSAQLSGASSFDDTNEKFYDSHPVAKKITSLIAEMIALDLQPYSFVDNVGFNRLLEYLKPQYSLPSPSYFSRTAIPGMYNNVKQIVLSHLKEAESGVIHFTSGIWMSNQTREYLTLTAHWVTFASSARPYCEDHHCSALLDVSQVDCDYSGSSIRKQLECWWEAWVTSTGLQIGITVTDNPSIGKTLSEGERASVQCFSHTVNLVVSEAIKSQRMVQNLLSIARKICERVHRSPRAKEKLAELQKEYQLPQHHLIQDVPSKWNTSFHMLERLIEQKRAINEMSIECNFRELISCDQWEVMQSVCHALKPFDAASREMSTHVSTLSQVIPMIHILNRKIEMLFEETMGIDTMLKSLKEAMVSRLAATLHDPRYIFATLLDPRYKASLFSEEEAEQYKQDLIRELEVLNSTSEDAPVSNGCDAGSPSRGAVGEENLWSLMAKMTKKGPREKTKVPEDMVLAYLEEEVLEHTCDPLTYWNLKKSAWPGLSALAVRFLGCPPSIVPSERLFNTPTENGSFGQSRLMMEHFEKLIFLKVNLPLIYFQY